CGTAGAATACGTATCGGTACCGGAAGAAGTAACTACATGAGTCGTAAAGGTGGAGTTATTACCACCGCCATGATCCATATGAAGCACAAGTGCCATATCCAGGATCTCTGCCTCAAGCGCTGTATACTTTCTGTCTTCACGAAGCATCATCAGGATATTCTCCGCTGCGGAAAGCTCCGGATGAGGTGCATAAATATAAAGATCCTCACCTCTTCTGTAATTATATGCATGGTAGGCATATACCATAAACATTGGGAACTGACTGATCAGATTCAGACACTGACGAAGTACGTTCGGAATCGAAATATCATCCGCTTTGTCATCGTATGTATACATACTCAGGATATAGCGGGAAATGTTGTTCATCATATCACTGCTCGGCGCTTTCATGATTACATCCCGTACAAAGTTCGGCGGAAGTGTCCGGCGCTCTGCGATCATGGCCCGAAATTCATCCAGCTGCACCTTTGTCGGAAGTTCTCCAAACAAAAGGAGATATGTTGTCTCTTCAAATCCCGGGTGCTCTGCTTTTAAAAATCCGCCGATCAGCTCTTTGATATTATATCCACGGTAGTAGAGGCTTCCTTCACACGGAACTTCTTTGCCGTCTACGACTTTGGTATTTACAATATCTGAAATGTTGGTCAGACCTGCAAGTACACCTTTTCCATTTAAATCACGAAGACCTCTCTTCACCTCATACTTGGTATACAGTTCTTTGTCAATCGCTGTATTCGTCTCACAAATATGTGCCAGCTCCTGAATCTTGGGTGTATTTTCAAAAATGATGTTCTCAATGTCTCTCTGCATATAGCCTCTCCTTCCGTCATTTGTTTTATATTTCTTTATTATACTAAAGATTTTGCTCCTATACAATTAACTGTGTATTAAATATTTATGAACTATTGCTGTTTATTCTGTTTGGACCTGCACAGAAATCATTATGCGATTTGATCACTTAAATAGTTCGCAAGCTCTGCAAATTCTTCCAGAGTCAGGGCTTCTCCACGGATACTCGCGCCTCTGCCGAGATGTCCGATCGCCGCTTCGATCTGCTCCTTCGTAAAATCCAGCTCCGGTGAATTCTTCAGGCCATTCGCAAGCGTTTTTCTTCTCTGATTGAACGAAGCCCGGATGATCCGAAACATCAGTTTTTCATCTTTTACCTGCACCGGTGGTTCTTCATATCTGTCAAGACGGATGACTGCAGAACCGACCTTCGGGCGCGGCATAAAACAGTTCGGCGGTACATTGGCTACAATATATGGTTTTGCGTAATACTGGACCGCAAGTGACAGCGCTCCGTAATCCTTCGTTCCCGGTCCTACCTGCATCCGATCTGCTACTTCTTTCTGAACCATGACTGTAATACTCTTCATTGGAACATGATTTTCAAACAATCCCATGATGATCGGAGTCGTAATATAATATGGAAGATTTGCCACAACTTTGATCGGCTTTCCTTCATTCTCCTGTTTTGCAAGCTCAGCAATATCCACTTTTAACACATCCTCATTGATGACCTGCACATTGTCATAGCCATCCAGAGTATCCTCCAGAATCGGAATCAATGCCTTATCGATCTCTACTGCCGCTACCTTTCCCGCAGCGCATGCCAGATACTGTGTCATCGTTCCGATTCCCGGTCCGATCTCCAGCACAAAATCATCCTTAGTAATCTCTGCAGATCCGATGATCTTATCCAGTACATGCGTATCTATCAGGAAATTCTGTCCGAATTTTTTCTGAAACACAAAGTTATACTTCTGAAGCACCGCGATCGTATTCTGCGGATTTCCAAGTGTTGGTTCTTTCATCTGCACACCTCTTTCTCTACTTTTTGAAACGATATAATTTTTTTGCATTTTCTGTTGTCTGTCTTACAACCTCTTCGTAAGAAATCCCCTTTAATCCTGCGATCTCTTCTGCAACATACACAAGATTCAGGGAACTATTGCGTTTTCCACGATTCGGAACAGGAGCCAGATACGGGCTGTCCGTCTCAAGAACCAGTGACTCCAAAGGGATCTCCTGCACCACTTCTTTTAATTTCTTTGCATTTTTAAAGGTTACGACACCGCCGATTCCAAGATAAAATCCCATCTTTACATACTCTTTCGCCTGCTCCGGGGAATAGGAAAAACAATGGATCACACCGCTTAATTCTCCTGCATACTGCTTCATAATCTCCATCGTATCTGCGGCTGCTTCCCGGCTGTGAATGATCACCGGCAAATCCAGTTGTTTCGCAAGTTCCAGCTGCCGGATAAACCACATTTTCTGTAAATCCCGGTTCTCCTTATCCCAGTAATAATCCAGTCCGATCTCTCCGACAGCGACCATCTTTTCCCTGGCAAGCAGTTGTTCCATCCGCTTCATCTTCTCCTCGTCCAGTTCACCCACTTCGTCCGGATGTACCCCGATCGCACCGTAAATGAACGGATATCTGTCTGTCAGCTGCTCAATCTTGTCCCAGGACGCAATATCAGAACCTGCATCTACGATCAGCTCTACGCCATTTTCCCGCATAGAACCAAGCAATTCTTCTCTGTCTTCTTCAAACTGTCTGTCATCATAATGTGCATGTGTATCAAAAATCATCTGCATTTAACCTCTTTTCGCGGATATACGGAAAAAGGAGAGAATCTGTCTTGTTTTCTCTCCTCTTTCCTTACCGTTTTCTATTTAAAATAATACCATACTGCCTGAAAATGTTCAATGCAGGACTCTCAATTATCTCACATGATTTACGAAATCGGACGCACGTTTCTACAGATTATCAAAGATATCAAACTGAGTCAGGCATACTAGGCGCTACGTGAGACCACACTTAGTATCCCTGCAATCTGCGAACTGGTTTGACATGAAAGCCTGGAACATTTTATGTGGATATTCCCAGTCGCCCATTGACCCTACTTCCAATATTTTTCCACTTCCTGTGCTGCTTCCTGTGAAGAAATGTGAAACTTTTCCTGAACTTTTCCACATATCACTTCTTTTTCCAGTTCCATTTCCTGAAGCAGCTCCACAACAGCCTGTATGCCTTCTTGTCTACCTTCTTGTCTGCCTTCACGTCGTCCCTCTTTTAGACCGGTGTTTTTATAAACCGTGGAAAAATACTGGTGATCCCGAATCGCACGCTCTCTCTCCTCATATTCCAGACGCTTTTCCTCATCTGCGCTGATCCGATTCAGATCCTCATATGCCTTCTTAATGTATTCACTTTTTTCTGCTGCCATTTCAAATTCCTCCTCTGTCTCTGCATTGATGAACTGAAGCCATTTCAGCAGCTCTGTCTCTGGATAATCATGTTTTGCCAGCTTCGGAAGTTCCAGTGTATGAATCTCAAATTTATCACTATACAACTTCCTCCCCTTATCTGACCAGAAATGAAAACGGCAATAATATTCTTCATCATCAAACATTATAAAATTCAGAATCCCCAGCTTATCGTCTTTATCCTTCTGACGCAAATGGGACGGCAAAATCTTACTCTCATTGATTTCCTTCAGATTGATCCCAAGTACTGCTGCCAGAAATGCGTTACGCACCTCTTCGTCTTCCATCAGTTCTTTAAAACAGAAATCTACTTTTGGCTTCATTAAAAATTGTGTTGGTTTTTTATTCTCCATACATGCTCCTCCTTTGTTCTGATGGAATTTAAAATATTTCGATGAGCATGTACTTGTATTTCTGATTTTATTATATCCTTTGACGCGATGTTTCACAATCGCAAATACAGACAAACTCCCGCTCTTTAGTTACTGTTCACCCCGATCAATAACTTCTTTTATCCATCTCTTTACTCTTTATCTGGGAATAATTTTTTGAATGGCAGTCTCTCTGCCATATTTGAAAATTGAAAGGGATTCCTTTCAAGATGAATTTTATTATACTTGAAATTTTTTGAGGATACAATGAAATTTTCATAAAGATCCTCTAAAAAATTTCATACATAAAAGACCAGATATCAAGTACAGCAAGTATACCTTGATATCTGGTCTTTGAAATTATCTCCTCTTACAACACCACATCATCCACTTTTTCAAAATTATCCAATCTGTAAGACTCCACTGTCGCCTCTGTCACCAGATAAAATCTTTCTCCCGCGTACAAGCCTCTCACTTCTGAATATCCGCTCAACTTTTTCTCAAATACACAAGTAAACCCTTTTTCTTTATCATAGGAATAAATGTAGTATTCCTGCTGGTTCTTGTATCCCGGGAATCCAATCAGGTTCTTCTCCGTATCTACAAACGCTGCCCGATAATTATAGGATACATCTGTTGAATAGCACTCCTCCAGCACTGTTTTCGCAACTTCTTTTACGTCTTTCGGATCCGAAATATCGAACATAGACAGTTTTACGCCATTCACTGTTGTCCCATCTTCCTCCACATCCATTCCGATTCCAAGAAGCAGCCCGTCTCCATACGGATGCAGATAATCAGAAAATCCCGGTATCTTCAGTTCGCCCAGTACTTTCGGCTTTTTCGGATCAGACAGATCTACGGAAAAGAGTGGATCAACTTGCTTGTAAGTTACAAAATAACAGGTATCTCCCATAAATCTTGCTGAATATACTCTTTCATCTTCTGCCAGATTATCCAGTTTTCCTGTTTCTTTCAAGTCTTTATCTAAAATATAAAGTGCATTTGTAGAATCTGCTCCCTGACTGCCTGTATTGCTTGCACTATCCGTCCTCAGTAATGGATTCACACCGCCGGATGTATCATCATTTTCACGGATTGTGGTCACAACCCGCAGATATCCGTTGTATTCATCAATACTAAAAGAATCATTGACCATACCATCGATCACAACATCGCCCGTTCCATCCAGCTCTCCATTTTTATAAGAAACTTTTCGAATCTCTGTCTGTGTCACCGGAGAGACTTTTGCGTCATAGATTGTGTCATACACATAAATATTATTCTCACTTACATAGCACTGACTGCCATCTCCGAAGAATGCCAGGTGATCGATCTGCTCTGTCGGGTCTTTCAGACTGAATGAAGTCACTACTGTATAAACTCGTCCCTTTTCCTGCTGCGGAAGTAAAATATAACTGCTGTCCATCACTTTCCCCTGCACTTCCGGTACATAACTGCTGACATCATTCTTTGACCCGGAAATATCGGCATAGAACGTACTAAGCAGATACACGTAATCTCCGGATACACGCATAGTATGGAAACTTCCGCTCTGTGACATCTCTCCCAAAGATTTTGGCTTTTCCGGATTGCTCACATCAAAAACTTCCGCCACAGTATGTGTCACACTTCTGACGACTCCCTGACTGTCTGTCTCATCGGTGGTTCTCGCATACACACAGACCAGTTTTTCATCTTTTAAATAAATCTCGATCAGATAATCATTTGCATCCATGGAAATGGTTCCTACTTGCTTCATCTCTTCAGATTCAATATTCAGGATCTGCACCTTATCCATGCTCATGATATACAGATACTTTCCGTCCGTCTTGACGACATCACCTTCACCGACCCCCTCTGTCCGCACATTCGTATCGGAATGTGATACAGCCTGATCAGCGACTGCTTTCTCCCCTGTATAAAGAGCCGCTCCATCAGCTCCCCCTGTGCCATACATGATCTCTTCCTCTTCT
This window of the Mediterraneibacter gnavus ATCC 29149 genome carries:
- a CDS encoding TatD family hydrolase translates to MIFDTHAHYDDRQFEEDREELLGSMRENGVELIVDAGSDIASWDKIEQLTDRYPFIYGAIGVHPDEVGELDEEKMKRMEQLLAREKMVAVGEIGLDYYWDKENRDLQKMWFIRQLELAKQLDLPVIIHSREAAADTMEIMKQYAGELSGVIHCFSYSPEQAKEYVKMGFYLGIGGVVTFKNAKKLKEVVQEIPLESLVLETDSPYLAPVPNRGKRNSSLNLVYVAEEIAGLKGISYEEVVRQTTENAKKLYRFKK
- a CDS encoding beta-propeller domain-containing protein, producing the protein MENKRDRHFTEEEIKDKIVQSAEGMEVPDSLKPENIEKKLAQKKKKRTPVYGIVAAAACCCLVVGVVALSGRGMMQDKEAQKAAEKAADDTVAESIAALASAKDYDQIYKYVQAAAEEEEIMYGTGGADGAALYTGEKAVADQAVSHSDTNVRTEGVGEGDVVKTDGKYLYIMSMDKVQILNIESEEMKQVGTISMDANDYLIEIYLKDEKLVCVYARTTDETDSQGVVRSVTHTVAEVFDVSNPEKPKSLGEMSQSGSFHTMRVSGDYVYLLSTFYADISGSKNDVSSYVPEVQGKVMDSSYILLPQQEKGRVYTVVTSFSLKDPTEQIDHLAFFGDGSQCYVSENNIYVYDTIYDAKVSPVTQTEIRKVSYKNGELDGTGDVVIDGMVNDSFSIDEYNGYLRVVTTIRENDDTSGGVNPLLRTDSASNTGSQGADSTNALYILDKDLKETGKLDNLAEDERVYSARFMGDTCYFVTYKQVDPLFSVDLSDPKKPKVLGELKIPGFSDYLHPYGDGLLLGIGMDVEEDGTTVNGVKLSMFDISDPKDVKEVAKTVLEECYSTDVSYNYRAAFVDTEKNLIGFPGYKNQQEYYIYSYDKEKGFTCVFEKKLSGYSEVRGLYAGERFYLVTEATVESYRLDNFEKVDDVVL
- a CDS encoding citrate/2-methylcitrate synthase, producing the protein MQRDIENIIFENTPKIQELAHICETNTAIDKELYTKYEVKRGLRDLNGKGVLAGLTNISDIVNTKVVDGKEVPCEGSLYYRGYNIKELIGGFLKAEHPGFEETTYLLLFGELPTKVQLDEFRAMIAERRTLPPNFVRDVIMKAPSSDMMNNISRYILSMYTYDDKADDISIPNVLRQCLNLISQFPMFMVYAYHAYNYRRGEDLYIYAPHPELSAAENILMMLREDRKYTALEAEILDMALVLHMDHGGGNNSTFTTHVVTSSGTDTYSTITAAMASLKGPKHGGANVKVTQMFEDMKATLTDWTDEEQIRQYLEALLDKKAFDKKGLIYGMGHAVYSISDPRADVFRAFVKQLAQEKGCEAEYALYEKVEHMAPEVIAEKRKIYKGVSANVDFYSGLVYSMLDLPPSLYTPIFAAARIVGWSAHRLEELKNADKIIRPAYKPLAPHREYIKLDDR
- the rsmA gene encoding 16S rRNA (adenine(1518)-N(6)/adenine(1519)-N(6))-dimethyltransferase RsmA, producing MKEPTLGNPQNTIAVLQKYNFVFQKKFGQNFLIDTHVLDKIIGSAEITKDDFVLEIGPGIGTMTQYLACAAGKVAAVEIDKALIPILEDTLDGYDNVQVINEDVLKVDIAELAKQENEGKPIKVVANLPYYITTPIIMGLFENHVPMKSITVMVQKEVADRMQVGPGTKDYGALSLAVQYYAKPYIVANVPPNCFMPRPKVGSAVIRLDRYEEPPVQVKDEKLMFRIIRASFNQRRKTLANGLKNSPELDFTKEQIEAAIGHLGRGASIRGEALTLEEFAELANYLSDQIA
- a CDS encoding Rpn family recombination-promoting nuclease/putative transposase; translation: MENKKPTQFLMKPKVDFCFKELMEDEEVRNAFLAAVLGINLKEINESKILPSHLRQKDKDDKLGILNFIMFDDEEYYCRFHFWSDKGRKLYSDKFEIHTLELPKLAKHDYPETELLKWLQFINAETEEEFEMAAEKSEYIKKAYEDLNRISADEEKRLEYEERERAIRDHQYFSTVYKNTGLKEGRREGRQEGRQEGIQAVVELLQEMELEKEVICGKVQEKFHISSQEAAQEVEKYWK